Proteins co-encoded in one Mycobacterium mantenii genomic window:
- a CDS encoding DUF4191 domain-containing protein → MAKPRTAAQNKAARAQAQAARKAAAKERRAQLWQAFNIQRQEDKRLLPYMIGAFVLIVGISVGVGVWAGGLTMLTLIPLGVLLGGLVTFIIFGRRAQKSVYRKAEGQTGAAAWALDNLRGKWRVTPGVAATGHFDAVHRVIGRPGVILVGEGAATRVRPLLAQEKKRTARLIGDVPIYDIIVGNGEDEVSLAKLERHLTRLPANITVKQMDTLESRLAALGSRAGTAVMPKGPLPNSGKMRGVQRTVRRK, encoded by the coding sequence ATGGCTAAACCCCGCACCGCCGCGCAGAACAAGGCCGCCAGAGCGCAGGCGCAGGCCGCCCGCAAGGCCGCGGCCAAGGAGCGCCGCGCCCAGCTGTGGCAGGCGTTCAACATCCAGCGGCAGGAAGACAAGCGGCTGCTGCCGTACATGATCGGCGCCTTCGTGCTGATCGTCGGCATCTCGGTGGGGGTCGGGGTGTGGGCCGGCGGCCTGACCATGCTCACCTTGATCCCGCTGGGCGTGCTGCTGGGCGGTTTGGTCACCTTCATCATCTTCGGCCGTCGCGCGCAGAAGTCGGTCTACCGCAAGGCCGAAGGCCAAACCGGCGCCGCCGCATGGGCTTTGGACAACCTGCGCGGCAAGTGGCGGGTGACCCCGGGGGTCGCCGCGACCGGCCACTTCGACGCCGTGCATCGGGTGATCGGCCGGCCCGGCGTCATCCTGGTCGGCGAGGGAGCGGCGACGCGGGTGCGGCCCCTGCTGGCGCAGGAGAAGAAGCGCACCGCCCGCCTGATCGGCGACGTACCGATCTACGACATCATCGTGGGCAACGGCGAGGACGAGGTGTCGCTGGCCAAGCTGGAGCGCCACCTCACCCGCCTGCCGGCCAACATCACCGTCAAGCAGATGGACACCCTGGAGTCGCGGTTGGCCGCGCTGGGGTCGCGGGCCGGCACCGCCGTGATGCCCAAGGGGCCGCTGCCCAACTCGGGCAAGATGCGCGGTGTGCAGCGCACCGTGCGCCGCAAGTAG